The following proteins are encoded in a genomic region of Brachypodium distachyon strain Bd21 chromosome 1, Brachypodium_distachyon_v3.0, whole genome shotgun sequence:
- the LOC100845762 gene encoding LOB domain-containing protein 30 encodes MSSGGGTSAHGGGPSGSGSGGGGGGPCGACKFLRRKCVSGCIFAPYFDSEQGAAHFAAVHKVFGASNVSKLLLQIPAHKRLDAVVTICYEAQARLRDPVYGCVAHIFALQQQVVNLQAELTYLQTHLATLELPSPPIPAATPQMPTMAPPGPFSISDLPSSTLNIPTTIDLSALFDPPAQLPQWALQQQHHHHQHQLRQPPYGGAQAPRASSSMSAAEASGAGGGGGDLQSLARELLDRHGRSGVIKPEQLPPPRPPHPR; translated from the exons ATGAGCTCGGGAGGCGGCACCAGCGCGCACGGCGGAGGGCCGAGCggaagcggcagcggcggcggcggtggcgggccGTGCGGCGCGTGCAAGTTCCTGCGGCGCAAGTGCGTGAGCGGCTGCATCTTCGCCCCCTACTTCGACTCGGAGCAAGGCGCGGCGCACTTCGCGGCGGTGCACAAGGTGTTCGGCGCCAGCAACGTGTCCAAGCTCCTCCTCCAGATCCCGGCCCACAAGCGCCTCGACGCCGTCGTCACCATCTGCTACGAGGCCCAGGCCCGCCTCCGCGACCCCGTCTACGGCTGCGTCGCCCACATCTTCGCCCTCCAGCAGCAG GTGGTGAATCTCCAGGCCGAGCTGACATACCTGCAGACCCACCTGGCGACCCTGGAGCTGCCGTCCCCGCCGATCCCGGCCGCCACGCCGCAGATGCCGACGATGGCGCCGCCGGGCCCGTTCTCCATCTCCGACCTCCCGTCGTCGACCCTCAACATCCCGACCACCATCGACCTCTCCGCACTCTTCGACCCGCCGGCGCAGCTGCCGCAGTGGGCgctacagcagcagcatcaccaccaccaacaccagctccggcagcccccctACGGCGGCGCACAGGCTCCCAGGGCTTCCTCCAGCATGTCAGCTGCCGAGGCCTCaggggctggcggcggcggcggcgacttgCAGTCGCTGGCGCGGGAGCTACTTGATCGCCACGGCCGGTCCGGCGTGATCAAGCCCgagcagctgccgccgccacggccgccgcaTCCAAGATGA